A genomic region of Peromyscus eremicus chromosome 19, PerEre_H2_v1, whole genome shotgun sequence contains the following coding sequences:
- the LOC131896124 gene encoding large ribosomal subunit protein uL23m-like, with the protein CAVPLYQLGGPQLRVFRTNFIQVVWPGTAQSEETVQFRIPMEMTRVDLRNYLEQIYNIPVAAVRTWVQHGSNRRRNYKNVRIKTPDYKMAYVQLAHGQTFTFPDLFPQERAQSPGALVSLLGLAYDL; encoded by the coding sequence TGTGCTGTACCCCTCTACCAGCTGGGTGGCCCCCAGCTCCGTGTATTCAGAACCAACTTCATCCAGGTGGTGTGGCCTGGTACTGCCCAGTCTGAAGAAACTGTGCAATTCCGGATTCCCATGGAGATGACCAGGGTGGACCTCCGGAATTACCTGGAGCAAATTTACAACATTCCTGTGGCTGCAGTGCGCACATGGGTGCAGCATGGCTCCAACAGGAGGAGAAACTACAAGAATGTAAGGATCAAGACGCCAGACTACAAAATGGCCTACGTGCAGCTGGCCCATGGGCAGACCTTCACCTTCCCAGATCTTTTTCCCCAAGAAAGAGCCCAGTCCCCGGGTGCCCTGGTATCCCTTCTTGGTTTGGCCTATGACCTGTGA